CTTCGATCTCTCCGGATCCGGGCCGCTTTTCGAGCCATTTCTCGGCATTCTGGCTGCTGGCGCTTGCAGGCCGGATGGTGCAGGAGCTGGGCAAGCTGATTGCCGGTGCGGCCGCAGCCCGCCAGAAGCTGGCCACTTTCGCGGTGGATGGTGAAGTCACCTTCCGCACCGCGGCCGAACGCGCAGCCTTCGCCGAGGAGCTCGGCGTGGCAGTCACCCGGCTGGTGGACAAATACCATGACGGCGACGCGCCCCGCGGGCGGCGGCACCGCCTGGTGGTGGCCCTTCATCCCGTCCTCAAGCCGGTCAAAGAAACCATGGAAACCCCCTCAGGCAAGGAGCAGGACAATGACTGACAACCGCAACTTCGAAATCGTCTGCGACACCGAGCTTCCGGGCACGCCGGAGCGCGTGTGGGAGGCGGTGACCACCGGAACGCCTGCGTGGATGTTCCCCACGGACCAGTGGCCCGACGTCAAGACCGTCAAGGAATACCCGACGCACCTCGTGTCAAGGATTGAGGGGCCGGATGGCTGGTTCAACCAGCTGGAGCACGTCCTGGAACCGCTCGACGGCGGCCGCGCGCGCCTGCACTACGTGCACAGCGGGATCTTTGCGGACAACTGGGACGAACAGTACGACGGCGCCTCCCGCCACACCGAGTTCTACCTCCATACCCTGGGCCAGTACCTGCGGTACTTCGACGGAAAGCCCGTGGTGTTCACGGACATCCAGGCGCCGGCAGCGTCCCAGGCCGCTGACGGCTTTGCCCGCCTGCGCGGCGCACTGGGCATACCGTCCGCGGAGGACGGTTCCCGCGTGGATGTGGAGCTCGACGGCGTGGGGAGGCTTTCAGGGGAAGTGGACTTCTCCAATGACCACTTCCTTGGCGTTCGGACGTCCGAGGCCATGTACCGCTTCTTCGGCCGCAACGCGTGGGGCGCACCCGTAGGGATGACAGTCCATGATTTCAGCGGCCAAGGAGATTCCGAAGCCACCGCCAAGGCATGGGGCGACTTCCTGGCGAAGGTGTACGCGTAGGGCTGGCGTCCCCGGGTCAGGCAATGGCCACGGCCGGGGCGTTCCTGAGGGTGCGCCGGAGCTGCGGGGCGGCATCCAGCCGGTCCTGCGCTGAACGCAGGGCCAGTACTGCGGCCTCCAGCGTCTCCGGCGGCAGGGTAAAGGGCACCCTGAGGTAGCGTTCGAAGGCACCGCCAACACCGAAGCGCGGCCCTGCCGCCAGCCGGATCCCAAAGTCGGGGGCAATGACCGTCAGCGCAGTGCTGATGGGGGCCGGCAGCCTGCACCACGCCGAGAGGCCGCCGGCAGGGTACGCCGCCTCCCACTCGGGCAGGTGGCCGGCGAGGAGTTCCAGGAGCGCCGCCCGGCTGTCCCGGAGCGCGGCTATCCGGGCCGGCAGCGGCTCGTCCAGGGCCCTGACCAGGTGGGCGGCGGCCAGTTGCTCCATCAGGGGTCCGCCGAGATCAAGCGAGGTCCGGGCTGCTGCAAACCGTTGGACCAGGTCCGGAGTAGCACGGATCCAGCCTGTGCGGAGGCCGCCCCAATGGGACTTGCTGAGCGAGCCGATGGTTACCACTGCCGGGCTGAAAGCCGCGACGGGCGTGGTCCAGATGCTGTCAAGGTTCAGCTCCCGGAGGGTCTCATCCACCACCAGGACGGTGCCGGCAGCCGCGGCCGCGCGGGCCAGCCGGCGGCGCTGGAAGTCCGGCATCAGTTGGCCCGTTGGATTGTGGAAGTCCGGAACCACGTACGCCAGCTTGGGCCGCTGTTGCTGCAGTGCCGCCTGCATGCTGTCCATGTCCCACCCCGGCCGGCCCCCCGAGAATGCCACCGGAACGGGCCGGCACCCGGCCGCCCGGATGGCATCGAGGGCGTTCGGGTAGCTGGGGTGCTCCACCAGCACCCGTTCCTGCCGGCCGGCAAGGGCGCGAAGGACGATGTTGAGGGCATGCTGCGCGCCCGACGTCACCAGGATCTGGTCCGCGGTGGTGGGCGCTCCGGCCGCGGAGTAGCGCGCCGCCACTGCCTCCCGCAGGGGGAGCAGGCCGATGGCGTCGTAGCCGAAGCCGGGGAGCAGGGCCGGGAGCTCGGTGAGGGCCGCCGCGAACGCGCGGTGCACCACCTCTCCGCTGGCGGGAAGCGAGGCATAGGCGAGGTCGATCAGTCCTTCCGGGGCAGCCAGTCCGGGGGCGGTGAGCGCCGGGTCCTTGCGTGCGGGGCCTGTGAACACCGTGGTGCCTGCCGGTGTCAGCGGCGGGATCCGTGTCCGGCTCCTGCTGCCTTGGCCGCCGGTAAGGAAACCCTGGTCGCGGAGCAGGGCGTAGGCGGCAGTCACTGTGGTCCGGCTGACGCCCAGGGCTTCGGACAGCGCCCGCTCGCTGGGCAGGGCCGTGTCCAGGGCCACGCGTCCGTCGAGCACCAGCAGGCGTACGACGTCGGCCAGTTCGCGGTAAGCGGCTGCTGCACCTACGTTCCACCCGCCCAAAAGACGGGAAAGGCCGGAGGCGGTAAGGGATGGCATCAGGCCAGTATTTCAGACTGG
The Arthrobacter sp. PGP41 genome window above contains:
- a CDS encoding ArsR/SmtB family transcription factor, whose protein sequence is MLEIAVIEDPAAAEVSLDPIRTRVLRELVQPASATRLAVRLALPRQKVNYHLKALEKHGLVELLEERRKGNVTERIFQATASSYLISPQALASISPDPGRFSSHFSAFWLLALAGRMVQELGKLIAGAAAARQKLATFAVDGEVTFRTAAERAAFAEELGVAVTRLVDKYHDGDAPRGRRHRLVVALHPVLKPVKETMETPSGKEQDND
- a CDS encoding ATPase, producing MTDNRNFEIVCDTELPGTPERVWEAVTTGTPAWMFPTDQWPDVKTVKEYPTHLVSRIEGPDGWFNQLEHVLEPLDGGRARLHYVHSGIFADNWDEQYDGASRHTEFYLHTLGQYLRYFDGKPVVFTDIQAPAASQAADGFARLRGALGIPSAEDGSRVDVELDGVGRLSGEVDFSNDHFLGVRTSEAMYRFFGRNAWGAPVGMTVHDFSGQGDSEATAKAWGDFLAKVYA
- the yczR gene encoding MocR-like transcription factor YczR; this translates as MMPSLTASGLSRLLGGWNVGAAAAYRELADVVRLLVLDGRVALDTALPSERALSEALGVSRTTVTAAYALLRDQGFLTGGQGSRSRTRIPPLTPAGTTVFTGPARKDPALTAPGLAAPEGLIDLAYASLPASGEVVHRAFAAALTELPALLPGFGYDAIGLLPLREAVAARYSAAGAPTTADQILVTSGAQHALNIVLRALAGRQERVLVEHPSYPNALDAIRAAGCRPVPVAFSGGRPGWDMDSMQAALQQQRPKLAYVVPDFHNPTGQLMPDFQRRRLARAAAAAGTVLVVDETLRELNLDSIWTTPVAAFSPAVVTIGSLSKSHWGGLRTGWIRATPDLVQRFAAARTSLDLGGPLMEQLAAAHLVRALDEPLPARIAALRDSRAALLELLAGHLPEWEAAYPAGGLSAWCRLPAPISTALTVIAPDFGIRLAAGPRFGVGGAFERYLRVPFTLPPETLEAAVLALRSAQDRLDAAPQLRRTLRNAPAVAIA